From a single Miscanthus floridulus cultivar M001 chromosome 8, ASM1932011v1, whole genome shotgun sequence genomic region:
- the LOC136475005 gene encoding uncharacterized protein: MTTPPPPAATPKQQQHGLAAVAGEVRAQRCIALPCRAGTRTPPACCRRRHVLQRAARGPAFGEHDLAELGGPEAGTGVEPLLHLRVQLVVLEPQVVACQRLESLEVAHGEVDVHVKPAWPRSTAGSTPSLPLRMVNTTITRSSPQQESPSMKLSTRAVLAAAVSPSPLPPRR, encoded by the coding sequence ATGACGACACCACCGCCACCAGCAGCAACAccgaagcagcagcagcatggcCTCGCCGCTGTTGCGGGCGAGGTGCGCGCCCAGCGCTGCATCGCGCTTCCGTGCCGCGCGGGGACGCGGACGCCGCCTGCGTGCTGTCGACGGCGCCACGTGCTGCAGCGCGCGGCTCGTGGACCCGCGTTTGGCGAGCATGATCTCGCCGAGCTCGGCGGGCCTGAGGCGGGCACCGGCGTGGAACCCCTCCTCCACCTGCGGGTACAGCTTGTGGTCCTTGAGCCCCAGGTAGTTGCTTGCCAGCGCCTTGAATCCCTCGAAGTCGCACATGGTGAAGTGGATGTGCACGTCAAGCCGGCCTGGCCGCGCAGCACGGCCGGGTCCACGCCGTCCTTGCCTCTTCGCATGGTGAACACCACCATCACGCGCTCCTCGCCGCAGCAGGAGAGCCCGTCCATGAAGCTGAGCACACGCGcagtcctcgccgccgccgtctcgccgtcgccgttgccgccGCGCAGGTAG
- the LOC136470658 gene encoding phospholipid-transporting ATPase 1-like: MTEAGEEEVDSTPPGVAYVQTINLDGESNLKTRYAKQETMPTLAEALAGVIKCERPNRNLYGFLATVDLDGRRAVSLGPSNIVLRGCELKNTAWAIGVAVYTGRDTKVMLNSYGAPSKRSRLETHMNRETIMLAVVLFLLCAIVSLLADIWLGDHGDELGVIPFFRKRDFSVKDDPDATYNWYGMGAEVAFTFMKSVITFQVMIPISLYISMEIIRVG, from the coding sequence ATGACGGaggcaggggaggaggaggtggacaGCACGCCCCCCGGCGTCGCCTACGTGCAGACCATCAACCTCGACGGCGAGTCCAACCTCAAGACGCGGTACGCCAAGCAGGAGACGATGCCTACGCTGGCCGAGGCGCTCGCGGGGGTCATCAAGTGCGAGAGGCCCAACCGCAACCTCTACGGCTTCCTCGCCACGGTCGACCTCGACGGCCGCCGCGCCGTCTCGCTCGGCCCCTCCAACATCGTGCTCCGCGGGTGCGAGCTCAAGAACACGGCCTGGGCCATCGGCGTGGCCGTCTACACCGGCCGGGACACGAAGGTGATGCTCAATAGCTACGGGGCGCCGTCCAAGCGCAGCCGCCTGGAGACGCACATGAACCGCGAGACCATCATGCTCGCCGTCGTCCTGTTCCTCCTCTGCGCCATCGTGTCGCTCCTCGCTGACATCTGGCTCGGCGACCACGGTGACGAGCTCGGGGTGATCCCCTTCTTCCGCAAGAGGGACTTCTCCGTCAAGGACGACCCGGACGCCACGTACAACTGGTACGGGATGGGCGCCGAGGTGGCCTTCACCTTCATGAAGTCGGTGATCACCTTCCAGGTGATGATACCCATCTCTCTGTACATCTCCATGGAGATCATCAGGGTCGGGTAG